A section of the Spirosoma pollinicola genome encodes:
- a CDS encoding 5-formyltetrahydrofolate cyclo-ligase → MTKAELRQKFLAKRKALTAEEVTRKSQHIASNFFAYLEQSRLADTQIIVHTFLPIKRRNEVDTWTIINSIWTNFSQIQISVPVTDEYNNQLLNYTLFPSTALVENRLGIPEPVISSRYETDLSQISIVLVPLLAFDPFGNRVGYGGGYYDRFLANSVPNSLKIGLSLFEPVEQINDVEGTDVKLDICVTSAQTYIFN, encoded by the coding sequence ATGACCAAAGCTGAGTTACGTCAGAAATTTCTGGCTAAACGCAAAGCCCTTACAGCCGAAGAGGTTACTCGTAAAAGCCAACACATCGCCAGTAATTTTTTTGCCTATCTTGAGCAGAGCCGCCTTGCCGACACGCAGATTATCGTGCATACGTTTCTGCCCATCAAACGGCGTAATGAAGTAGACACCTGGACTATTATTAATTCTATTTGGACCAACTTCAGTCAAATCCAGATTAGCGTTCCGGTTACTGATGAGTACAATAATCAACTACTCAACTACACGCTGTTTCCATCTACGGCCCTGGTAGAAAATCGGCTGGGCATTCCTGAACCTGTCATTAGTAGCCGATACGAAACGGATCTTTCCCAAATAAGCATCGTCTTGGTGCCCTTACTTGCATTCGACCCATTCGGGAACCGAGTTGGCTACGGAGGTGGCTATTATGACCGGTTTCTGGCCAACAGTGTGCCGAACAGTCTTAAGATTGGCTTGTCGCTTTTCGAACCTGTCGAACAGATCAACGATGTGGAAGGTACCGACGTGAAATTAGATATCTGCGTTACTTCTGCACAAACATATATCTTCAATTAA